Proteins encoded in a region of the Stieleria neptunia genome:
- the gnd gene encoding decarboxylating NADP(+)-dependent phosphogluconate dehydrogenase: MSGDCDFGLIGLAVMGENLALNVESRGYKVAVYNRTTSKVDELIAGRAAGKNFVGTHSIEEFVKAVKRPRKLMMLVKAGPAVDAIIEQLLPHCEPGDIIIDGGNEYYVNTERRTKQVEEAGLLYVGCGVSGGEEGALKGPSLMPGGSAEAWPHIKEMFQSIAAKVGPNNDIPCCEWLGSGGAGNYVKMVHNGIEYGDMQLICEAYQLLSELGGLTNDELYDVFDQWNDGELQSYLIEISRDIFSVKDDQGGDGYLVDKIMDVAGAKGTGKWMSQLALDLGVPSTLVTTAVFARGLSAQKEARVRASKTLNGPSESSNPEMRAIAQALVGDRAELVEAVRQALYASKIVSYAQGFVQLQAASEEHNWNLDYGAAALLWRGGCIIRAQFLDRIKEAFDADPNLENLLLAKYFEDAVENAQEKWRKVVAVASVMGIPVPAFSTALCYYDGYRMERLPANLLQAQRDYFGAHTYKRVDKDGTFHSEWLQLRKSPKA; the protein is encoded by the coding sequence ATGAGCGGCGATTGCGATTTCGGTTTGATTGGTTTGGCAGTCATGGGCGAAAATTTGGCCCTGAACGTTGAAAGTCGCGGGTACAAGGTCGCCGTGTACAACCGCACGACCAGCAAGGTCGACGAGTTGATCGCCGGTCGCGCCGCGGGCAAGAACTTCGTCGGCACCCACTCGATCGAAGAATTCGTCAAAGCCGTCAAACGCCCCCGCAAGTTGATGATGCTGGTCAAGGCCGGACCGGCCGTCGACGCGATCATTGAGCAATTGCTGCCCCACTGCGAACCCGGCGACATCATCATCGACGGTGGCAACGAATACTACGTGAACACCGAACGCCGCACCAAACAGGTCGAAGAGGCCGGGTTGTTGTACGTCGGCTGCGGCGTCAGCGGTGGCGAAGAGGGTGCCCTGAAAGGGCCCAGCCTGATGCCCGGCGGTTCCGCCGAAGCCTGGCCGCATATCAAAGAGATGTTTCAGTCGATCGCCGCCAAAGTCGGCCCCAACAACGATATCCCCTGCTGCGAATGGCTGGGCAGCGGTGGCGCCGGCAATTACGTCAAAATGGTGCACAACGGCATCGAATACGGCGACATGCAGCTGATTTGCGAAGCCTATCAATTGTTGAGTGAACTCGGCGGGCTGACCAACGACGAACTGTACGACGTGTTCGACCAGTGGAACGACGGTGAACTGCAAAGTTATCTGATCGAAATCAGCCGCGACATCTTCAGTGTCAAAGACGACCAGGGCGGCGACGGCTACTTGGTCGACAAAATCATGGACGTCGCCGGGGCCAAGGGGACCGGGAAATGGATGAGCCAGTTGGCGCTCGATCTGGGCGTCCCCAGCACGCTGGTCACGACCGCCGTCTTCGCCCGCGGGTTGTCGGCTCAAAAAGAGGCCCGCGTTCGAGCCAGCAAAACCCTGAACGGCCCCTCCGAATCGTCCAACCCCGAAATGCGGGCCATCGCCCAGGCTCTCGTCGGCGATCGAGCCGAATTGGTTGAAGCGGTTCGCCAGGCACTCTACGCATCCAAAATCGTCTCCTACGCCCAAGGCTTCGTTCAATTGCAAGCCGCCTCGGAGGAACACAACTGGAATCTCGACTACGGCGCCGCCGCCTTGCTGTGGCGGGGGGGATGCATCATTCGCGCCCAGTTCCTCGACCGCATCAAGGAAGCCTTTGACGCCGATCCGAACTTGGAAAACTTGTTGCTGGCCAAATACTTCGAAGACGCCGTCGAAAACGCGCAAGAAAAATGGCGCAAGGTCGTTGCGGTCGCTTCGGTCATGGGGATCCCCGTTCCCGCATTCAGCACCGCGCTGTGCTATTACGATGGCTATCGGATGGAACGTTTGCCGGCCAACCTGTTGCAAGCCCAACGCGATTACTTCGGCGCCCACACCTACAAGCGGGTCGACAAAGACGGCACGTTCCACAGCGAGTGGTTGCAATTGCGTAAGTCTCCCAAGGCATAG
- a CDS encoding DUF1598 domain-containing protein — MNRNRRIAILVSAAALAFFIAGLLTPHSCTAAPPADPDLAISAGEFAVAKTMPPDSLPTTRDRWLAQIATAQSLSGDSLAAAATVRQIETPENRQSVIDQTLGATRGGPAQGGGAFADFDSLMTLIETTVVPDTWEALGGNSTMAPYPQGVYVDPSGTVEIALLPSDDQLRARGAIANLDVLLSGDMETSPRDWRSPSKLRCVSLRRLRDEITTRRMTGVPLGDSLLNLAGLSHIQYLILTDDDIILAAPTGGIDMDRGWYVDRESGRSTLRSDFLARCLASTFANTPFGCTIDPTPAGMQAAMDVAAEIRSGQIPIGKSADRLRTALGMQCVEVFGAAGDTSVALLMVEADRHMKQLALGEQPMPEGVDSYLDVVDDFIAQGPPDGLLLRLWFTANPQAVRSDTEQRVFEIAGTPIRLSGENQRALADGGRGDVTVDPRSAQFVAGFNQHWSRIRDQYPIYGALESLYRVAAVSHLIDRFGSPDVHRALAMGLAAEDDVRDWNLPAPKQVESIATLHTVRKGSQRHHVLLASGGVSVAPESTVKATIGTYPTLSGQTFVTHHQPMAVNHWWWDAP, encoded by the coding sequence ATGAATCGAAACCGTCGGATTGCGATCTTGGTTTCCGCGGCCGCTCTCGCCTTTTTCATCGCCGGTCTGCTGACGCCGCATTCCTGCACCGCTGCCCCACCGGCCGATCCTGACCTGGCCATCAGCGCCGGCGAATTCGCGGTCGCCAAAACGATGCCGCCGGACTCGCTGCCGACCACGCGCGACCGATGGCTGGCCCAGATCGCCACGGCCCAATCGCTGTCGGGTGATTCGCTGGCCGCCGCCGCAACGGTGCGTCAGATCGAAACGCCGGAAAATCGCCAGAGTGTGATCGATCAGACGCTCGGAGCCACACGCGGCGGGCCTGCCCAAGGTGGCGGGGCGTTCGCGGATTTTGACTCCTTGATGACGCTGATCGAAACCACCGTGGTTCCCGATACCTGGGAAGCACTCGGCGGCAACAGCACGATGGCGCCGTATCCCCAAGGGGTTTACGTCGATCCGTCCGGAACGGTCGAAATCGCCCTGTTGCCCAGCGACGATCAATTGCGGGCCCGGGGGGCGATCGCGAATCTTGACGTTCTGCTGTCCGGCGACATGGAAACCTCGCCGCGCGACTGGCGCAGCCCGTCAAAACTTCGTTGCGTTTCGCTACGACGCCTGCGTGATGAAATCACCACCCGACGGATGACCGGCGTTCCGCTCGGCGACAGCCTGCTGAATCTGGCCGGCCTGTCGCACATTCAGTATCTGATCCTGACCGACGACGACATCATCCTGGCGGCCCCGACCGGCGGGATCGACATGGATCGCGGTTGGTATGTGGATCGTGAATCGGGGCGATCGACGCTGCGCAGCGACTTCCTGGCCCGTTGCCTGGCGTCCACGTTTGCCAACACGCCATTCGGCTGCACGATCGATCCGACGCCGGCGGGCATGCAAGCGGCGATGGACGTTGCGGCCGAGATTCGTTCCGGACAGATTCCGATCGGCAAGTCCGCCGACCGATTGCGAACCGCGCTCGGCATGCAATGCGTCGAAGTGTTCGGCGCCGCCGGCGACACATCGGTTGCCTTGCTGATGGTCGAAGCCGACCGCCACATGAAACAACTCGCCCTCGGCGAGCAACCGATGCCCGAGGGCGTCGACAGCTACTTGGACGTCGTGGACGACTTCATCGCGCAAGGCCCGCCGGATGGATTGTTGCTGCGGCTTTGGTTCACGGCCAACCCGCAAGCGGTTCGAAGTGACACCGAGCAACGTGTTTTTGAAATCGCCGGCACCCCGATTCGGCTCAGCGGTGAAAACCAACGCGCGTTGGCCGATGGCGGCCGCGGCGATGTCACGGTTGATCCGCGCAGTGCTCAATTTGTCGCCGGATTCAATCAACATTGGTCCCGCATCCGCGACCAGTATCCCATCTACGGCGCGCTCGAGTCGCTATATCGGGTCGCCGCGGTGTCCCACCTGATCGACCGGTTCGGTTCGCCGGACGTGCACCGCGCGTTGGCGATGGGGCTGGCCGCCGAAGACGACGTCAGGGATTGGAATCTGCCGGCACCGAAACAAGTCGAATCGATCGCGACCTTGCACACCGTTCGCAAAGGCAGCCAGCGTCACCACGTGCTGCTTGCCAGCGGCGGCGTGTCCGTTGCGCCCGAGTCGACCGTCAAAGCGACGATCGGCACCTACCCCACACTGTCGGGACAAACCTTTGTCACCCATCATCAGCCGATGGCGGTGAATCATTGGTGGTGGGACGCACCCTGA
- a CDS encoding DUF1598 domain-containing protein, which yields MTRLFRSFLLAALAAAFLSSGSCVYGQDTGGGTTNNFAQPIAGVDVDAQGVLKVRQFDPRVAQQRLMAARQMRDNDLMRGSKLRKVSLQRLEAAIQEQLAAGQAVSDDLAALAGLTSIQYVFYYPETRDIVVAGPAEGFVADPTERFVGINSGKPTVLLEDLVTALRAFAPGQPATGVISVSIDPTEEGLQRMQQFLASVRGRVQPSDAARLAAGLKNNLGLQNVSIRGIPTDTHFARVLVEADYRMKLIGIGLERLPMRFQSYVDRANPSAVAANAMERWYFQPRYDGIAVSEDGLAMKINERGVQLVGENERVAGGKRTITRRVNKASQAFCQEFTSKFPMIADRVRIYAEMRQLMDVSIAAAYIQEQDFYGQAEWAMPVLGNESALTVQTYTAPEQVETAVNAVWRGNTLMTPLGGGVQMQPRKALAKETLVVDREGQTDQVKQSAGPADLKPGQWWWD from the coding sequence ATGACACGTCTTTTCCGCTCGTTTTTGCTTGCCGCGCTCGCCGCAGCCTTCCTTTCGTCCGGATCCTGCGTCTACGGCCAGGACACTGGCGGCGGAACCACCAACAACTTCGCCCAGCCGATCGCCGGCGTCGACGTCGATGCCCAAGGCGTCTTGAAGGTCCGCCAGTTTGACCCCCGCGTCGCCCAGCAGCGTCTGATGGCCGCCCGTCAAATGCGGGACAACGACCTGATGCGTGGCAGCAAACTGCGAAAAGTCTCGCTGCAACGCCTGGAAGCGGCCATCCAAGAGCAGCTCGCCGCCGGACAGGCCGTTAGCGATGATTTGGCAGCCCTCGCCGGGCTGACCTCGATCCAGTACGTGTTCTATTACCCCGAAACCCGCGACATTGTCGTGGCCGGACCGGCCGAAGGGTTTGTCGCCGACCCCACCGAACGCTTTGTCGGCATCAACTCCGGCAAACCCACGGTCTTGCTGGAAGACCTGGTCACCGCCCTTCGCGCCTTCGCCCCCGGCCAACCCGCGACCGGCGTGATCAGCGTTTCGATCGATCCGACCGAAGAAGGCCTGCAGCGAATGCAACAATTCTTGGCCTCGGTTCGCGGCCGAGTTCAACCGAGCGATGCGGCTCGATTGGCCGCCGGTTTGAAAAACAATCTGGGGCTGCAAAACGTCTCGATTCGCGGCATCCCGACCGACACCCACTTTGCCCGCGTCCTGGTCGAAGCGGACTATCGGATGAAACTGATCGGGATCGGCCTGGAACGTCTGCCGATGCGATTCCAAAGCTACGTCGATCGGGCCAACCCGTCGGCGGTCGCCGCCAACGCGATGGAACGTTGGTATTTCCAACCGCGGTATGACGGCATTGCGGTCAGCGAAGACGGCTTGGCGATGAAGATCAACGAACGTGGCGTTCAACTGGTCGGCGAAAACGAGCGTGTCGCCGGCGGAAAACGAACCATCACCCGTCGCGTCAACAAAGCCAGCCAGGCGTTTTGTCAAGAATTCACCAGCAAATTCCCGATGATCGCCGACCGGGTCCGCATCTATGCCGAGATGCGTCAACTGATGGACGTCTCGATCGCGGCGGCGTACATCCAAGAACAAGACTTCTACGGCCAAGCCGAATGGGCCATGCCGGTGCTCGGCAACGAGTCGGCCCTGACGGTGCAAACCTACACCGCACCGGAGCAAGTCGAGACCGCCGTGAATGCGGTTTGGCGTGGCAATACGTTGATGACGCCGCTCGGTGGCGGTGTCCAGATGCAACCGCGAAAAGCGCTCGCCAAAGAGACGTTGGTCGTCGACCGCGAAGGACAGACCGATCAAGTCAAACAGTCCGCCGGGCCGGCCGATTTGAAACCCGGACAATGGTGGTGGGACTGA
- a CDS encoding arginyltransferase, which translates to MKYQSASKPSDQQDPRVADASADEFVQSGLVVVYDALQECPYLDGKVARMPLEYPKRRILPEDLDRLLRLGYRRAGTMLYRTQCPECKQCVPTRVNVHHFQFTRSMKRILNRSDRELEIRWGRVLVDPERLRLFNTHRSARKLSRRGPADLIDYHEFLVATCVETAELTFRLDGKLIGIAIVDLGRESVNAVYTHFDPDYGHYCIGTLAVLKQIQWALQTGRTYVYLGLFVAENPHLNYKERFRPQERLVHGAWQAP; encoded by the coding sequence ATGAAGTACCAGTCAGCCTCGAAACCGTCCGATCAGCAGGATCCACGCGTCGCCGACGCGTCCGCAGACGAATTCGTCCAATCGGGATTGGTGGTCGTCTACGACGCGCTGCAAGAGTGCCCGTATCTGGACGGAAAAGTGGCGCGGATGCCGCTGGAATATCCCAAACGCAGGATTCTGCCCGAGGACCTGGATCGTTTGCTGCGACTCGGCTACCGGCGCGCCGGAACGATGCTCTACCGGACGCAGTGCCCCGAATGCAAACAATGCGTTCCCACTCGCGTGAACGTGCATCACTTTCAGTTCACGCGGTCGATGAAGCGGATCCTGAATCGATCCGACCGCGAATTGGAAATCCGCTGGGGACGCGTGCTCGTCGACCCCGAACGCCTCCGGCTTTTTAACACGCATCGCAGCGCGCGAAAGCTCAGCCGGCGCGGGCCGGCGGATTTGATCGACTATCACGAGTTTCTGGTCGCGACCTGTGTCGAGACGGCCGAGCTGACCTTCCGCCTGGACGGCAAACTGATCGGGATCGCGATCGTTGACCTGGGCCGCGAGTCCGTCAACGCCGTCTACACCCACTTTGATCCGGACTACGGACACTACTGCATTGGAACGCTGGCGGTGCTCAAGCAGATTCAATGGGCCCTGCAAACGGGCCGAACCTACGTCTACCTGGGGCTGTTCGTCGCCGAAAACCCCCATTTGAACTACAAAGAACGGTTCCGCCCCCAAGAACGACTGGTCCACGGCGCTTGGCAGGCCCCCTGA